In Candidatus Omnitrophota bacterium, the genomic stretch GCCCGGAGATAACGTCGCGGTAGAAGTAGTATTAATTACTCCCATAGCCATGGAAAAAGAGCTGAGGTTCGCCATAAGAGAAGGCGGACACACAGTCGGCGCAGGAGTTGTAACGGAAATAATAGAGTAAACAATGGCACAGAAAGAACAGCAGCAAAAAATCAGGATAAAGCTAATGGCCTATGACCACAGGTTACTGGACCTGTCGGCAGAGGAGATAGTCGAGACGGCAAAGCGTACCGGAGCGAATGTAGCAGGCCCGATACCGCTTCCGACGAAGCGCGAGGTATTTACGGTATTAAGATCTCCGCACGTTGACAAAAAGTCGAGAGAGCAGTTTCAGATCAAGACGCATAAAAGGATTCTCGACATAGTGAATCCGACCTCGAAGACTATAGACGCGCTTAAAAAGCTGGATCTTCCGGCCGGCGTGTATGTGGAGATAAAGTAATCATGGTAGGAATACTCGGCAGAAAAATAGGCATGACCCAGATATTTGATGAGACCGGCAGGATAACGCCAGTTACTCTCATTGAAGCGGGTCCTTGCCACGTAATACAGGTAAAGACAAAAGAGACCGATGGCTATAACGCTATACAGGTCGGTTTTAATGAACAGAAGCCAAGGCTTGTTAAAAAGCCCGAGGCGGGACATTTCAAAAAAGCCGGTGTAAATGTTCTGAAATTTATCAAGGAGATAAGACTGGCTGACGTGTCGAGCTATAAGATCGGGCAGAAGATCGAGGCGGATCTTTTCGCGAAAGGCGATTTTGTTGATGTAGTAGGTACGTCAATAGGCAAGGGCTTCCAGGGCGGCATGAAGAGATGGAATTGGAAGGGCGGTCCGGGAGGGCATGGCTCGATGTTTCACAGAGCCGTCGGATCCATACAATCCGGAGCCAGGCTGGGAAGAGTTACAAAAGGTCATCACCTGCCAGGACACTTGGGAGTCGAGAGGATTACAGTTCAGAACCTTGAAATTATGAAGGTCGATAAAGAAAATAATCTTTTGGTTATTAAGGGCGCGGTGCCCGGGCACAAGAATAGCTACCTGATGGTAAAAGAGTCCAAGAAGATGCCCAAAGGTTATATAAAGCATAAGGTTGTTGTCCAGACACCTAAAAAAGGCGCTAAGGGCCCGGGCGGCGGGCAGGCAGCAGCCAAAAAGAAATAAAATCATATGACGATTAAAAAAGAGAAGAAGACAGAAGTGAAAAAAACAGAAGCGAAGAAGGTAGAGACGAAGAAGATATCTTCTATACCTGTATTTAACTCCAAGGGTAAAGAAATAGAGAAGTTCGAGCTTAACAAGGAATTATTCACGGGCGAAGTCAATAAAGGCGTATTGTATCAGTTTGTAAGGATGTACAACGCTAACCAGCGCAGCGGGACAGCCT encodes the following:
- the rplC gene encoding 50S ribosomal protein L3 translates to MMVGILGRKIGMTQIFDETGRITPVTLIEAGPCHVIQVKTKETDGYNAIQVGFNEQKPRLVKKPEAGHFKKAGVNVLKFIKEIRLADVSSYKIGQKIEADLFAKGDFVDVVGTSIGKGFQGGMKRWNWKGGPGGHGSMFHRAVGSIQSGARLGRVTKGHHLPGHLGVERITVQNLEIMKVDKENNLLVIKGAVPGHKNSYLMVKESKKMPKGYIKHKVVVQTPKKGAKGPGGGQAAAKKK
- the tuf gene encoding elongation factor Tu (EF-Tu; promotes GTP-dependent binding of aminoacyl-tRNA to the A-site of ribosomes during protein biosynthesis; when the tRNA anticodon matches the mRNA codon, GTP hydrolysis results; the inactive EF-Tu-GDP leaves the ribosome and release of GDP is promoted by elongation factor Ts; many prokaryotes have two copies of the gene encoding EF-Tu), yielding PGDNVAVEVVLITPIAMEKELRFAIREGGHTVGAGVVTEIIE
- the rpsJ gene encoding 30S ribosomal protein S10; this translates as MAQKEQQQKIRIKLMAYDHRLLDLSAEEIVETAKRTGANVAGPIPLPTKREVFTVLRSPHVDKKSREQFQIKTHKRILDIVNPTSKTIDALKKLDLPAGVYVEIK